TAGCCGCCCCGCGTCCATCCGTGGCGTGGCCGCGAGACGTACGTATCGAGAGGGCGCAACGTAAGGCTGACCGTCCGAGGTGGCGCCAGTGAAGCGCACACCCATCATCCGCAAGACACCCCTGGTGGCTCGCAAGCAATTCGCGGCGATGTCGGCCGTGCGTCAAGCCTTGACGGTGACCAAAGAGAAGCCGAAGGCGGTCGCCATCCGTCCGGCTCTCAAGCGCGGCCGCAGCACGGGCAAGCCCACAAAGACCGAGTCCGAACGGATCGACCGCATCAAGCGTGGCGAGTGCGTGTGTTGCCACCTCAACCACTCCCTGGGTCGCCTTCGCGCAGCGTTCCAAGGTTGCGATGCCCATCACCTCCTGAGCGGCGCCCGGCGGCGTGGCCACACGTTCACCATCGGCGCCTGCCCTTGGCATCACCGCGGCGTGCGACCGTTCGGCGAGATGACGGACAAGGAAGCGGCAGACCTCTACGGCCCCAGCCTCGCGCACGGCTCCAAGCCGTTCCACGCGTTCTACGGTTCCGACGACGATCTGCTGGCGTTGCAGGAGCGACTGCTTGAAGGCGCCGAGATGTCCGGTCAGGCGGGTGATGCATGACCGCACCGCGCGCCATGCCGCTTCCGACCGAGCACGAAGAGCAAGCTGCGCTGATGGAATGGGCCGGGATCAACGCTGTCCGCGCTCCGGAGCTGCGCCTGCTATTCGCCATTCCCAACGGCGCGGCACTCGCGTCGAAGAGCACGGGCCCGGGGCGCCGCTTTTCCCGCCAGGCGATGAAGCTTCGCGCCGAAGGGCTGAAGTCCGGCGTCCCTGACCTGTGCCTACCTGTTGCCCGAGGCAAGTACCACGGCCTTTTCATCGAGATGAAGCGGGTCAAGGGTGGGACGCTGTCGCCCGAGCAGAAGGAGTGGCTTCAGCGCCTCGCCGATCAGGGTTATTGCGCCGTCCGCTGCAACGGCTGGTGGGAGGCGCGCACGGCGATCCTGCAATACCTCGCCACGGAAGCCCGCATTGAGGCACCGCGAGCATGAAGAACAAGCGGCCGCTGCACGAGCGGGCACGGGACCAGATCGTGGGCCTCTCCGTGCTGGTGCGCCGCGCGCCGACGATCCACCGGATGGGTGAGCAGGAGCTGGAGGCGTTCGCCGACTTGGTCAAAGCGGGAGCGTCAGACCTTAACGCCGCCCACCACAGCCTGATCCGGCTCATCCGGCAGCACAAGAAGAACGGCGCTGCTGGCGCCACGAATGACACGCAAAACTAAGCAGGGGACCATCACATGCAAGCCGCCGAACTCCTGGCTCGCCTCAATCCGACCACCGTGCGATATGACATCGGCCGCGGCGGCATTCCCGAACTGACCGCCCAGGACATCGCGGCCGCTGTCGCCATGGTGCCCGCCGGAATCGGACGTGACCTTATGTGCCTACTGCATTGGCCGGACCAAGTGGCGGTCACAAGGAGGTCCATCGACCGGGCGCTGATGGACGTTCAATTTAAGGAATGGACACGTCGCGAGCTGGCCATGTACCGCGCGCTGATGGCGGTTGCCTGCGACGAGGATGTTATGGGTCGTTCGACCCTAACGCGGCAATACTCGGATGCGAACGCCCAGCGCTGGCCGAAGCTGCACGCGAGCATTGAGTCGCCAGATATCGCCGAGCCTTGGGCGCTGCTACGCGCCGCCGTGCTGGAAGAAATTCGGTACCCGAAAGGCTGTGGCGAGTGCCAGGGAACGGGCAATATTCGGCGTCGAGATGGCGAATGTTCCTGCACGCGCTGCCTCGGCTCAGGAAAGGTGCGCTACGGAACGACCTGGCGAGCGGCACGCCTGAAGATGAAGGAGTCCTCGTTTAACCAGCGGTGGATCGGCCCCTACGAATGGCTCTACGACTTTATGGCTCAAGAGCTTCAGCGAGCCGAGCATGAATTCGTGAAGGCGGTCAGAAGGTAGCCCAGACGAATGTCGAAAAATTGAGGTTTTTCCCCTCAAGTTTTGTGAGTAAACTGCTCTGGACGCTTCGTGCGACCAACCGAAAGAGCCCAGCCATAGAGCTGGGCTTTCTCATTTCTGCGGGTCTAGCTCAACGGGCAGAGTGCAACCCTTCCAAGGTTGGAGGTGCCGGTTCGAATCCGGCGACCCGCTCCAGTTCCAATTGACCAGGTCCGCTACATGCGCGACCTTGCCACGGCGTGAGCCGTTGCTGCGCTTCTGGTGATGCCTCACTCCCCTGGGCTGCTGGCGGTAACGCCGGCCACTGGACGGCCGAACCTGGTCATCTATGCGGCGCCGAGCTGGCGCCTGGAGGAATCGCCATGGCGCGTATCACCGCAAACGAAGCCGGTGGCGCTAACGTGTTGGCATTCCTCGACATGCTGGCGACTTCCGAGGGAACGATTGGCGTCGGCGACGACGGCTACAACGTCAACGTCGGCAGCGAGCTGTTCACTGGCTACGCGCAGCACCCGCGCATCGCGATTCGGACGCGCTGGGGTTGGAGCGACGCAGCTGGCCGATACCAGATCATGGCGGCGATTCCCGGGCGCATCCGCACCGACACCTGGGACTGGGCAAGCAAGGCTGTTGGCGCCAAGGATTTCTCGCCAATCAACCAGGATCGGGTGGCGATCTACCTGATCGCTCGCGCCCGCGCCGTCGACGACATCAAGGCGGGCCGGCTCGATGCGGCGATCACTAAGTGCGCGCCGGTCTGGGCAAGCCTGCCCGGCTCGCCTTAC
This window of the Luteibacter aegosomatis genome carries:
- a CDS encoding glycoside hydrolase family 24 protein, producing the protein MARITANEAGGANVLAFLDMLATSEGTIGVGDDGYNVNVGSELFTGYAQHPRIAIRTRWGWSDAAGRYQIMAAIPGRIRTDTWDWASKAVGAKDFSPINQDRVAIYLIARARAVDDIKAGRLDAAITKCAPVWASLPGSPYGQHTQLFTHLQAAYEAAGGTVA
- a CDS encoding VRR-NUC domain-containing protein, whose product is MTAPRAMPLPTEHEEQAALMEWAGINAVRAPELRLLFAIPNGAALASKSTGPGRRFSRQAMKLRAEGLKSGVPDLCLPVARGKYHGLFIEMKRVKGGTLSPEQKEWLQRLADQGYCAVRCNGWWEARTAILQYLATEARIEAPRA
- a CDS encoding Ref family recombination enhancement nuclease; translated protein: MKRTPIIRKTPLVARKQFAAMSAVRQALTVTKEKPKAVAIRPALKRGRSTGKPTKTESERIDRIKRGECVCCHLNHSLGRLRAAFQGCDAHHLLSGARRRGHTFTIGACPWHHRGVRPFGEMTDKEAADLYGPSLAHGSKPFHAFYGSDDDLLALQERLLEGAEMSGQAGDA